In a single window of the Roseiconus lacunae genome:
- a CDS encoding sulfatase family protein encodes MPARLTANLASISFARLARISALLAFAAVLSLPASRCTADAPNIIFVLCDDHRFDCMGVAGHPFIETPHMDAMAHEGVMLPRAYVTTSLCSPSRASILTGQYAHNHRVVDNYHPVDPKLVFFPQQLQKAGYQTAFIGKWHMGGEIDDPQRGFDHWIAFKGQGTYWPDGHGTTREVPQTTYDGFNINGKRVPQKGYITDELTDYALRWLGERDTDKPFFLYVSHKGVHADFVPADRHRGRYDKQPLPIDIPSAADMKRGNLPMWVRNQRNSRHGVDFGYNLADFSPAVYYRRYCESLLAVDDSIGKLDAFLKREGLRENTLFVYMGDNGFQFGDHGLIDKRVAYEASARVPLLMRMPGKIPAGPKFEGLVGNIDVGPTLLEAAGAPPLKNADGESFWKAICGDNASVDPDRNLLYEYYWERNYPHTPTLHAVIGGRWKYIRCHGLWDRDELYDLENDPEEMNNLIDVPRHADRVRAMNTTLWSLLHHTDGHEIPLLEDRGPVFPWRHPDHSKQAPFPAEYFRDSEPQR; translated from the coding sequence ATGCCTGCGCGACTGACTGCGAACCTCGCCTCGATTTCGTTCGCCCGTTTGGCTCGCATCTCTGCTTTATTGGCATTCGCCGCAGTGTTGTCGCTGCCTGCCAGCCGATGCACCGCGGACGCACCCAACATCATCTTTGTTCTTTGCGATGACCACCGCTTCGATTGCATGGGTGTCGCCGGGCACCCGTTTATCGAGACGCCTCACATGGACGCGATGGCACACGAAGGCGTTATGCTGCCCCGCGCCTACGTGACCACTTCGCTGTGTTCGCCCAGCCGTGCGTCAATCTTGACCGGCCAGTACGCCCACAATCATCGCGTCGTCGATAACTATCATCCGGTCGATCCGAAACTGGTTTTCTTTCCGCAACAACTCCAAAAAGCCGGCTATCAAACCGCGTTCATCGGCAAGTGGCATATGGGTGGTGAAATCGACGACCCACAGCGTGGTTTCGATCATTGGATTGCGTTCAAAGGCCAGGGGACCTATTGGCCTGACGGGCATGGCACGACACGCGAAGTTCCGCAAACGACCTACGATGGCTTCAACATCAACGGCAAACGTGTCCCGCAAAAAGGCTACATCACCGACGAGTTGACCGACTACGCACTTCGGTGGCTTGGTGAACGCGATACCGACAAACCGTTCTTCCTGTATGTCAGTCACAAAGGTGTCCATGCGGACTTTGTCCCCGCCGATCGGCATCGCGGCCGCTATGACAAACAACCGTTGCCGATCGATATCCCCAGCGCGGCGGACATGAAACGCGGCAACCTGCCGATGTGGGTTCGCAATCAACGGAACAGCCGCCACGGGGTCGACTTCGGATACAACCTCGCCGACTTTTCACCGGCGGTTTACTATCGCCGTTACTGCGAATCGCTGCTTGCCGTCGATGACAGCATCGGAAAGCTGGATGCGTTTCTTAAACGGGAGGGTTTGCGTGAAAACACGCTGTTCGTCTACATGGGCGACAACGGCTTTCAGTTCGGCGACCACGGCCTGATCGACAAACGCGTGGCTTATGAAGCAAGCGCCCGCGTTCCGCTATTGATGCGCATGCCAGGCAAAATCCCCGCCGGACCAAAATTCGAGGGGCTCGTCGGCAACATCGATGTTGGTCCAACACTGCTAGAAGCGGCGGGTGCCCCGCCGCTTAAAAATGCTGATGGCGAAAGTTTCTGGAAAGCGATTTGCGGAGACAACGCGTCGGTCGATCCAGATCGCAACCTACTTTACGAGTACTACTGGGAACGCAACTACCCGCATACGCCAACGCTTCACGCGGTCATTGGCGGACGGTGGAAATACATTCGCTGCCATGGTTTGTGGGACCGTGACGAGTTGTACGATCTGGAAAACGATCCAGAAGAGATGAACAATTTGATCGACGTCCCTCGGCACGCCGATCGCGTCAGGGCCATGAACACCACGCTCTGGTCGCTACTGCATCACACAGACGGCCATGAGATACCGTTGCTGGAAGACCGCGGTCCGGTGTTTCCCTGGCGACACCCGGATCATTCCAAGCAGGCGCCCTTTCCCGCCGAGTACTTTCGCGACAGCGAACCGCAACGCTAG
- a CDS encoding carbamoyltransferase family protein yields the protein MTGSLTPDLNTTLRATYPDLVAADEHPQTAVLGLGAFGHDAAVALVDASDGRVIHAIAEERLSNRKHDWHFPIGGIHECCKLARQQGYKIRSVAVNFRAEEFVEKSLHHLIDQCVSSSAIGSEVKQFLYNGLPQLEYVDIEARNQPALRLQQFLQTLVIDDASKRMLIKRITWYWNWAVKYRQIEQTIDRYMDGIPVEYFNHHQTHAASAYYNSGFDAATVLVIDGQGEADTVTAYSASDGELERVSETRWPHSVGIFYLFATQHLGFTMGDEYKVMGMSAYGRPVYEEALRGMVTVNSDATLQFNETDYLRLNDLGPHGHVVFQFTEKLHQLLPARQPGEPFEQQHFNFAASIQALTESIGVQLATQAMKKTGHRNIALAGGVALNGLMNEAIRQNTDCDEIFIYPAAADDGCAVGAAQLAIAKANRLKSVRLRSCYFGHNVQNDEIESTLRRRNVVASRPDSIHATIADALVEGAIVARCVGQAEFGPRALGHRSLLAHPGFANMKEILNARVKHREEFRPFAPACLHDRVTEYFELEDESPFMLLIGRALEHTQQLAPSIVHADMTARVQSVSPDANADLFNVITEFDQRTGLPIVINTSFNVNGEAIVDSAEDALESFGYMDVDYLALGDYWIAKSDNPNLLPKLDGPTYLRRRIDRFENRDLGLLAEMDVSQFGPAFTATDEAIAQYLGRRRAA from the coding sequence ATGACCGGATCACTCACACCAGACCTGAACACCACTTTGCGCGCGACCTACCCTGATTTGGTCGCCGCGGATGAGCATCCCCAGACAGCCGTTTTGGGGCTTGGGGCGTTTGGGCATGACGCCGCCGTCGCGTTGGTCGATGCAAGCGACGGGCGTGTCATTCATGCGATCGCCGAAGAACGATTGAGTAATCGAAAGCACGATTGGCATTTTCCCATCGGCGGCATTCATGAGTGTTGCAAATTGGCTCGGCAGCAAGGTTACAAGATCCGCTCGGTGGCGGTGAATTTCCGAGCCGAAGAGTTCGTGGAAAAGTCTCTGCACCATTTGATCGATCAGTGTGTGTCTTCGTCGGCGATCGGCTCTGAGGTGAAGCAGTTTCTTTACAACGGTTTGCCGCAACTTGAATATGTTGACATTGAAGCGCGGAACCAACCGGCGTTGCGACTGCAGCAGTTCTTGCAGACCTTGGTAATCGACGACGCTTCGAAGCGGATGCTGATCAAACGCATCACTTGGTATTGGAACTGGGCCGTCAAGTATCGCCAGATCGAACAGACGATCGATCGCTACATGGATGGAATCCCGGTTGAGTACTTCAACCATCATCAAACACATGCGGCCTCGGCGTACTACAACTCGGGTTTCGATGCGGCGACGGTTTTGGTCATCGATGGCCAAGGCGAAGCGGACACCGTGACGGCGTACTCGGCTAGCGACGGCGAGTTGGAACGGGTCAGCGAGACACGCTGGCCACACAGCGTCGGGATCTTTTACCTGTTCGCCACTCAGCACCTCGGATTCACCATGGGGGATGAGTACAAGGTGATGGGGATGTCAGCCTATGGCCGTCCGGTTTACGAAGAAGCTTTGCGTGGCATGGTGACCGTCAATAGCGATGCGACACTGCAATTCAACGAGACGGATTACTTGCGTTTGAATGACCTCGGTCCCCATGGTCACGTCGTCTTTCAGTTCACCGAAAAATTGCATCAATTGCTTCCGGCGCGTCAGCCCGGCGAGCCTTTCGAGCAGCAACACTTCAATTTCGCCGCTTCGATTCAGGCGTTGACCGAATCGATCGGTGTCCAGTTGGCCACCCAAGCGATGAAGAAGACCGGGCATCGCAACATCGCCCTTGCCGGCGGCGTAGCACTGAACGGCTTGATGAACGAAGCGATTCGCCAAAACACAGATTGCGACGAAATCTTTATCTATCCCGCTGCCGCCGATGATGGGTGTGCGGTCGGTGCGGCTCAACTGGCCATCGCCAAAGCGAATCGATTGAAATCGGTGCGCCTGCGTTCATGCTACTTTGGCCATAACGTCCAAAATGACGAAATCGAGTCCACACTTCGGCGACGCAATGTGGTCGCAAGCCGTCCCGATTCGATTCATGCGACAATCGCCGACGCATTGGTTGAAGGTGCGATCGTCGCCCGCTGTGTCGGGCAAGCTGAATTCGGTCCGCGGGCTCTCGGACATCGTTCGTTGTTGGCTCACCCAGGCTTTGCGAATATGAAAGAAATTCTCAATGCTCGCGTCAAGCATCGCGAGGAATTCCGCCCGTTCGCCCCGGCCTGTTTGCACGATCGCGTTACCGAGTATTTCGAGCTCGAAGATGAGTCGCCCTTCATGTTGCTAATCGGACGAGCCTTGGAGCACACACAACAATTGGCTCCCTCGATCGTTCACGCCGACATGACCGCCCGGGTGCAATCGGTCAGCCCCGATGCCAATGCCGATTTGTTCAATGTGATCACGGAATTCGATCAACGGACCGGATTGCCGATCGTGATTAACACCAGCTTTAACGTGAATGGTGAAGCGATCGTCGATAGCGCCGAAGACGCCTTGGAGTCATTCGGGTACATGGACGTCGATTACTTGGCGCTGGGCGATTATTGGATCGCCAAGTCTGACAATCCAAATCTGCTTCCTAAGCTAGACGGCCCGACTTACTTGCGACGCCGAATCGATCGATTTGAAAATCGAGACCTTGGCTTGCTCGCCGAAATGGATGTCTCTCAGTTCGGTCCCGCGTTTACGGCGACCGATGAAGCGATCGCGCAGTACCTCGGTCGGCGCCGCGCGGCCTAA
- the rpsI gene encoding 30S ribosomal protein S9 — protein MTLVKKDKINGDSLGTGRRKSSVARVRVRDGAGKITINRRPIDEYFVNDQDQKAVTETLAAVELSDKLDVIVRVSGGGLTGQSGAVRMGLARALVSYDEALHDALRDGGFLTRDSRMKERKKPGLRGARRGVQFSKR, from the coding sequence ATGACCCTGGTCAAAAAAGACAAAATTAACGGCGACTCGTTGGGGACTGGCCGACGTAAAAGCAGCGTCGCTCGAGTTCGCGTTCGTGACGGCGCCGGCAAAATCACGATCAACCGACGACCGATCGACGAGTACTTCGTTAACGACCAAGACCAAAAGGCCGTGACCGAGACACTAGCGGCAGTCGAATTGTCGGATAAACTAGATGTAATCGTCCGGGTCAGCGGTGGCGGCCTGACAGGCCAAAGCGGTGCCGTCCGCATGGGACTCGCCCGTGCATTGGTCAGCTATGACGAAGCTCTCCACGACGCGCTTCGCGACGGTGGGTTCCTGACTCGCGATTCTCGCATGAAGGAACGAAAGAAACCCGGTTTGCGTGGTGCCCGACGTGGCGTCCAGTTCAGCAAACGATAA
- the rplM gene encoding 50S ribosomal protein L13, whose translation MTVQRSYMAKAGQVEKSWHVVDASDEVLGRLASDIAVILMGKHRPEYTPHVDCGDFVIVTNADKVAMTGRKMEVRHYTWYTGYPGLRLESYGDRHERKPEDLIYHAVRRMLPKNKLATQMLKKLKIYAGPEHPHSAQNPQPLKRTSKKVS comes from the coding sequence GTGACCGTGCAACGTTCCTACATGGCCAAAGCGGGCCAAGTCGAAAAGAGCTGGCATGTTGTCGACGCCAGCGACGAGGTGCTCGGACGACTGGCGAGTGACATCGCTGTCATTTTGATGGGCAAGCATCGCCCCGAGTACACCCCACACGTTGATTGCGGTGACTTTGTGATCGTCACCAACGCCGACAAAGTCGCCATGACTGGCCGCAAAATGGAAGTTCGGCATTACACCTGGTACACCGGCTATCCGGGGCTCCGCCTGGAAAGCTATGGCGATCGCCACGAACGCAAACCGGAAGATTTGATCTACCACGCCGTTCGCCGCATGTTGCCAAAGAACAAGCTGGCAACACAGATGCTCAAGAAGCTAAAGATCTACGCCGGCCCCGAGCATCCACACTCGGCCCAAAACCCCCAGCCGCTAAAGCGCACCAGCAAGAAAGTTAGCTAG
- a CDS encoding BatD family protein, translating into MKGFIVQSHPDRRHLPTAIQRAIVCLAVIAMPTFASMTASAQDDKEVTVEIAKQKPPHYVGMGVTLQFTVHGLESKPKPTCEIKSSDPAIGGTVTSVSPRIFQQLYQSGGQLRRIQNVTHVVQVQIDSDRAGTFDVGPFIIRQGNTETEVDSIKLTFQDVPENDEMRIELVMPEVAYPDQRVEIEVRWAFAGETGNINSLLVSSPVFDQFRFVPDEQGDRRSAKMPIRTSQGTVALKATTSSETIDDESFTVLSAKRTFIPDRSGEYDFDPINATVQLVTRWQQQSLDMGDFGFGRSLLEEAFGGRSRPAEVQLFRVTGDPIHFEVKPFPDRGRPESFAGAVGSGFAIDVAADRTVLHAGDPIRLSINLRGDGNLENATLPSLFADGGLDRERFQVPDGDVTGIYDPETSSKSFEVLVRIEDESVDEIPALAYSWFDPQAERYRTTRSSPIAMRVKPAQMVTADAVVSSNVNQAGSTTDAQSDGTSRNSGEQDEPNSTASRTEQSLVLTGADLSITTEPSVLFASTEGWLANRAFQWSAYAIGLLCLIWSFIDRKRRRVDPSLRQTKTLVSRLRHEIESAVHLPEKPAAAQVADALRKGLRELHWVDRDAVQTLIGKCEAIEFRPTDSADKKLDRALIDDAIKHIGDGSHRRRV; encoded by the coding sequence ATGAAGGGTTTCATTGTTCAAAGCCATCCTGACCGAAGGCATTTGCCGACCGCGATTCAGCGGGCAATCGTTTGCCTGGCGGTCATCGCGATGCCGACGTTCGCTTCGATGACCGCGTCCGCCCAGGACGACAAAGAGGTCACCGTCGAGATTGCCAAACAAAAGCCGCCCCATTATGTCGGGATGGGCGTGACGCTTCAGTTCACGGTCCACGGCCTGGAAAGCAAGCCCAAACCGACCTGTGAAATCAAGTCATCCGATCCGGCAATCGGCGGAACCGTAACTAGCGTCTCACCACGGATCTTTCAGCAACTTTATCAATCCGGAGGCCAACTCCGCCGAATTCAAAACGTTACCCATGTGGTCCAAGTGCAAATCGATTCCGACCGCGCGGGGACGTTTGATGTCGGACCTTTCATTATCCGCCAAGGCAACACCGAAACCGAAGTCGATTCGATCAAACTGACGTTCCAGGACGTCCCCGAAAACGACGAAATGCGAATCGAACTGGTGATGCCCGAAGTGGCGTACCCTGATCAACGCGTCGAGATCGAAGTCCGCTGGGCGTTCGCAGGCGAGACCGGCAACATTAATTCACTGCTAGTCAGCTCACCGGTTTTCGACCAGTTTCGCTTTGTCCCCGACGAACAAGGCGATCGTCGGTCCGCGAAGATGCCCATCCGAACGTCGCAGGGCACCGTAGCATTAAAGGCGACGACCAGTTCTGAAACCATCGACGACGAATCCTTCACGGTGTTGTCCGCCAAACGCACGTTCATTCCAGATCGATCGGGCGAATACGATTTCGATCCGATCAATGCGACGGTGCAATTGGTCACACGTTGGCAACAACAATCGTTGGACATGGGCGATTTTGGTTTTGGCAGGTCGTTGCTCGAAGAAGCCTTTGGTGGGCGATCACGTCCGGCGGAAGTCCAACTATTTCGGGTGACAGGCGACCCGATCCACTTCGAAGTCAAACCGTTCCCCGACCGGGGACGCCCGGAAAGCTTCGCCGGGGCCGTCGGCTCAGGATTCGCGATCGATGTCGCCGCCGATCGAACGGTGCTACATGCCGGAGATCCGATTCGCTTGTCAATCAATTTGCGTGGTGACGGAAACCTTGAAAACGCTACCTTGCCATCACTCTTTGCCGACGGTGGCTTAGATCGTGAACGCTTCCAAGTTCCTGACGGTGACGTCACTGGTATCTACGATCCGGAAACGTCCAGCAAATCATTCGAAGTGCTGGTGCGAATCGAAGATGAATCGGTCGATGAGATTCCGGCGCTGGCGTATTCTTGGTTTGACCCACAGGCGGAACGCTACCGCACGACCCGGTCAAGTCCGATCGCGATGCGGGTCAAGCCAGCCCAGATGGTCACGGCCGATGCGGTCGTTAGTTCCAATGTGAACCAAGCCGGCTCGACGACCGATGCCCAATCAGACGGCACATCACGAAACTCAGGCGAGCAGGACGAACCGAATTCCACTGCTTCCCGGACAGAACAATCGCTTGTCTTGACCGGAGCCGACCTATCAATCACGACAGAGCCATCGGTGTTGTTCGCATCAACGGAAGGCTGGCTCGCAAATCGCGCGTTTCAATGGTCGGCGTATGCGATTGGATTGCTTTGTTTGATCTGGTCTTTCATCGACCGGAAACGTCGTCGCGTCGACCCATCACTGCGGCAAACCAAAACCTTGGTTAGCCGTTTACGCCACGAAATCGAGTCGGCCGTTCACCTACCCGAGAAACCTGCCGCCGCACAGGTCGCCGACGCCTTGCGAAAGGGGCTTCGCGAACTTCATTGGGTCGACCGCGACGCAGTACAAACGTTGATCGGTAAATGCGAAGCGATCGAATTTCGTCCCACTGACTCAGCCGACAAGAAGCTAGACCGAGCCCTGATTGACGACGCGATCAAGCACATCGGCGATGGATCGCATCGCCGACGCGTTTGA
- a CDS encoding carbon storage regulator — MLVLSRRENQKVYFPQIGISICITRTQRGKTTLGINAPKHIDVIRQELLSDYQPSDRPRHLNANDRQTLPADVEEQIQLATDRITLARQELQEGNEHDALALIGQAIAELDHLRLQNSADDPTPRVDSDQASSSDPSTWDNRQAVGETATVYQNSACSHRRCSDSIDEVRRVIIVKQDDDLASSLSAPQRDGVEFSQVDDGFHAFLELSRARKADAIVFDHVPVSAADIDIIRHCSQQPEIPIVVIETGRTSPSVRQVLAKTCSTDERTIVITSDRRDSIRYEFDAMLEAQLSRS, encoded by the coding sequence ATGCTTGTGCTGTCGCGACGTGAAAACCAAAAGGTGTACTTTCCCCAGATTGGTATCAGTATCTGTATCACTCGAACTCAACGTGGAAAGACCACGCTTGGGATCAACGCCCCCAAGCACATTGATGTGATTCGCCAAGAGTTGCTTTCGGATTATCAGCCATCGGATCGACCGAGACACTTGAATGCTAACGACCGGCAAACTCTTCCCGCCGACGTCGAAGAGCAGATTCAGCTTGCCACCGATCGAATTACTCTCGCCCGACAAGAACTTCAAGAGGGCAACGAGCACGATGCGTTGGCGTTGATCGGTCAAGCAATCGCCGAACTCGATCACCTGCGTCTGCAAAACAGCGCGGATGATCCCACCCCACGCGTCGACTCGGACCAAGCGTCTTCGTCAGATCCGTCGACTTGGGACAATCGACAAGCGGTCGGTGAAACGGCGACCGTCTACCAAAACTCCGCGTGTTCCCACCGACGATGCTCTGATTCGATCGATGAGGTCCGTCGCGTGATCATTGTCAAACAAGACGATGATCTCGCAAGCAGCCTGTCAGCCCCACAGCGCGACGGGGTCGAATTCAGCCAGGTCGACGACGGCTTCCACGCCTTCTTGGAACTTTCACGTGCCCGCAAAGCAGACGCCATCGTTTTCGATCACGTCCCGGTCAGCGCGGCCGACATCGACATCATCCGTCATTGCAGCCAGCAACCGGAAATCCCGATCGTGGTCATCGAAACCGGAAGAACGTCACCCTCGGTGCGTCAAGTGCTGGCGAAGACATGCTCGACCGATGAACGCACGATCGTGATCACTTCCGATCGACGAGATTCAATTCGCTACGAATTCGATGCGATGCTGGAAGCTCAGCTTTCTCGCTCCTGA
- a CDS encoding deoxyribodipyrimidine photolyase, whose amino-acid sequence MIPIPENRLTQANDREINPDAQYVLYWMTSARRVRYNFSLQHAIRRATELALPLVIFEPLRVRYRWASDRIHQFIIEGMRDNAVSLRDKPVTYFPYVEPKPGAGSALLVSLAKQAATVVTDEYPCFFLPHLIPAVRHRLPVPLEVVDGNGIVPLRLPDRTFTVAHSFRRWMQKNILDCLTELPQANPLARLKLPTLDRLPGAITRRWKPADFDRLLAGGLDQIPIDHDVRPSPVLTGGSKAAAKQLSRFVDRRLEDYGDERNHPDEHATTELSAHLHFGHIAAHEVVQSVLDHESWTPDQLSKPNGKNHGFWNTSESAEGFLDQIITWREMGFNLAFREPRRYDKLESLPDWAKRTIAETAEDPRPVTYTLEQFETAQTHDEVWNAGQRQLVREGMMHNYIRMLWGKKILHWTESASQALQIMVHLNNKYGLDGRDPNSYSGIFWVLGRYDRAWGPKRPVFGSLRYMTTDSARRKLRLNGYLNRYSAESATQQ is encoded by the coding sequence ATGATTCCGATTCCCGAAAACCGACTGACCCAAGCCAACGATCGGGAGATCAACCCCGACGCCCAGTACGTGTTGTACTGGATGACATCGGCCCGACGCGTTCGATACAACTTTTCGTTGCAACACGCAATCCGTCGAGCCACCGAGTTGGCACTTCCGCTGGTGATCTTTGAACCCCTGCGGGTGCGATATCGATGGGCCAGCGATCGCATCCACCAGTTCATTATCGAGGGGATGCGGGACAACGCGGTGTCACTTCGCGACAAACCGGTCACCTATTTCCCCTATGTCGAACCGAAGCCGGGGGCCGGCTCGGCGCTCCTGGTTTCACTCGCCAAACAGGCCGCAACCGTCGTTACCGATGAATACCCCTGTTTCTTTTTGCCGCACTTGATCCCAGCGGTCCGGCATCGATTGCCCGTTCCGCTGGAAGTGGTCGACGGCAACGGGATCGTCCCACTGCGACTGCCCGATCGGACGTTCACCGTCGCCCACAGTTTTCGCCGCTGGATGCAGAAAAATATCCTCGATTGCCTGACCGAATTACCGCAGGCCAACCCGCTGGCGAGGCTGAAGCTGCCGACGCTAGACCGACTGCCCGGTGCGATCACGCGGCGTTGGAAACCTGCCGACTTCGACCGCCTGCTCGCCGGCGGGCTAGACCAAATTCCGATCGATCATGACGTTCGCCCCAGTCCGGTACTGACCGGTGGCAGTAAAGCGGCGGCAAAGCAGCTGAGCCGATTCGTCGATCGACGGCTCGAAGACTACGGTGACGAGCGCAATCACCCCGACGAACATGCGACAACCGAGCTGAGCGCGCATCTGCATTTTGGCCACATCGCCGCCCACGAAGTCGTCCAAAGCGTACTCGATCACGAATCATGGACTCCCGATCAGCTGTCCAAACCGAACGGGAAAAATCATGGATTCTGGAACACTAGCGAATCGGCCGAAGGCTTTTTGGACCAGATCATCACGTGGCGTGAGATGGGGTTTAACTTGGCGTTTCGTGAACCCCGAAGGTACGACAAGCTGGAATCGCTTCCCGATTGGGCGAAGAGAACGATTGCCGAGACCGCCGAGGACCCTCGCCCGGTGACCTACACGCTGGAACAGTTTGAAACCGCCCAAACGCATGACGAAGTTTGGAATGCCGGTCAGCGTCAACTGGTCCGTGAGGGCATGATGCACAATTACATTCGTATGCTGTGGGGCAAGAAGATCCTGCACTGGACCGAATCGGCGTCACAGGCACTCCAGATCATGGTTCACCTGAACAACAAGTATGGGCTCGACGGTCGCGACCCCAATTCCTACAGCGGAATCTTTTGGGTACTCGGCCGCTACGATCGGGCCTGGGGTCCCAAACGCCCGGTTTTCGGAAGCTTGCGTTACATGACGACCGACAGCGCACGACGCAAGCTACGGTTGAACGGCTATCTGAACCGGTACAGCGCCGAATCGGCCACGCAGCAATAG
- a CDS encoding A24 family peptidase codes for MKRHRLRKRLPLLFTLVAILVGVLAYVIGLAYVQSRFYAHYEFIDLIRPRLVDAMIASWLIYFCSSIGSFLNVVAWRMPRGEGIGGRSHCPRCHSTLRKRDNVPILGWISLRGRCRSCSLPISRRYPIVEALVGITLTLVGISELYSLAIPAQAVHAHGGPLWAPRVGPILITILTYHAVVLSCLWAMALIRIDGVRLPAVLWLFSIAVAAVPMLVYPTLMVVPWQASRPDMWFPGGQRIDALMRLVTAVVAAAFVGRVLAKGLCPTADLKLDPLGKGTSRLVDLIAMLSMAAILVGWQSFPAIVVVTAMMSVLLRPLLATIPINDRPGAAEQTNSGSASQLESRGAMEAFAFALPFATTLHLAFWRTLWSFDYWPSDRSDRWVVISWSLAVLVVPVFLRDRSQRLPEQPPLDASEGYMIEGSDLEGSDPEGSEDVDQERES; via the coding sequence TTGAAACGACATCGACTGCGGAAACGTCTGCCGCTTTTGTTCACGCTGGTTGCGATCTTGGTCGGTGTGTTGGCTTATGTCATTGGCTTGGCCTACGTCCAGTCGCGATTCTACGCGCACTACGAGTTTATAGACCTGATTCGGCCTCGATTGGTCGACGCGATGATCGCGTCATGGTTGATTTACTTTTGCAGTTCTATCGGTAGCTTTTTGAACGTCGTCGCTTGGCGGATGCCACGTGGGGAGGGAATCGGCGGTCGGTCGCACTGTCCGCGATGCCATTCGACGCTGCGAAAACGCGACAACGTGCCGATCTTGGGCTGGATCTCCCTTCGGGGGCGATGCCGAAGTTGTTCGTTGCCGATTTCTCGTCGTTATCCTATCGTCGAAGCATTGGTGGGAATCACATTAACGCTGGTAGGAATTTCCGAGTTGTACTCGCTGGCAATTCCGGCCCAAGCGGTTCACGCCCATGGCGGTCCTCTTTGGGCACCCCGTGTCGGCCCAATTTTGATCACGATTTTGACGTATCACGCGGTCGTGCTGAGCTGTTTGTGGGCGATGGCGCTGATTCGAATCGACGGCGTGCGGTTGCCTGCGGTGTTGTGGTTGTTTTCGATCGCTGTTGCGGCGGTCCCCATGTTGGTGTATCCGACGTTGATGGTCGTTCCTTGGCAGGCGAGTCGACCGGACATGTGGTTTCCGGGTGGTCAGCGTATCGACGCGTTGATGCGCCTCGTGACCGCGGTGGTGGCGGCCGCCTTCGTCGGACGGGTGCTTGCCAAGGGGCTGTGCCCGACGGCGGACCTGAAACTCGATCCTCTCGGCAAAGGAACGTCTCGGCTGGTAGATTTGATTGCGATGTTGTCGATGGCGGCGATCCTGGTCGGTTGGCAATCATTTCCGGCAATCGTCGTTGTCACCGCCATGATGTCGGTACTGCTGCGGCCGCTGTTAGCGACGATACCGATCAACGACCGGCCAGGTGCTGCCGAGCAAACCAACAGCGGGTCGGCAAGCCAACTAGAATCTCGTGGTGCGATGGAAGCGTTCGCATTTGCGTTGCCGTTTGCGACCACGCTGCATCTGGCATTTTGGCGAACGCTCTGGAGTTTCGACTATTGGCCCAGCGATCGAAGTGACCGCTGGGTGGTCATCAGTTGGTCGCTCGCCGTGTTGGTCGTTCCGGTTTTCCTTCGCGATCGATCGCAGCGGCTACCGGAGCAGCCGCCGCTTGACGCGTCCGAAGGTTACATGATCGAAGGCAGTGACCTTGAAGGCAGTGACCCTGAAGGCAGTGAAGATGTCGATCAGGAGCGAGAAAGCTGA
- the infA gene encoding translation initiation factor IF-1 — translation MGKKEEAFEVEGTVTQALANTRFRVQLETGNEVMAHVAGRMRKHFIRIVPGDKVRVELSPYDLTKGRITYRER, via the coding sequence TTGGGAAAGAAAGAAGAAGCCTTTGAGGTCGAGGGCACTGTCACGCAGGCCCTCGCAAACACCCGGTTCCGAGTTCAATTGGAAACCGGTAATGAAGTCATGGCACACGTCGCCGGACGGATGCGCAAACACTTCATCCGGATCGTCCCGGGCGACAAAGTCCGTGTCGAACTCTCTCCGTATGACCTAACAAAAGGTCGGATTACCTACCGGGAACGTTAA